In Verrucomicrobiia bacterium, the genomic window GTGTTCAAGCTGAACCTGCCAAACACCTGCGCGAAATGCCACGCGAACACCAACCTCACCAGCGAATATCACATCAGCAACCAGAACGCCGCGGCGCAGTATCTGGACAGCATTCACGGGCGGGCGTTGCTGAAGATGGGGCTGGTGGTCGCGCCGTCGTGCAACGACTGCCACGGCGTGCATGACATCAAGCGCAGCATTGACCGAGACGCGCCGATTTACCGGACGAACATCGCCAAGACCTGCGGCAAGTGCCATCTCAAGATCGAGGAGACCTACGACCAGAGCATTCACGGCAAATTGCTGGCCACGGGGCACAAGGAGGCGCCGGTTTGCACGGATTGCCACACCGCGCATCAGGTCGAGACGCCGCTCGACGGGCACTTCAAGCAGGTCAGCGACCAGCGTTGCGGCAAGTGCCATCAGGAAAGCCTCAAACACTACCGCGACACGTATCATGGCAAGGCGATGGCGCTGGGCAAACCCAACCAGGCCGCCGACGTCGCGGCCTGCTACGACTGCCACGGGCACCACGACGTGCTGCCGCCGACCGATCCCAACTCGCGCCTCTCGGCGCAACATATCGTGGCCACGTGTCAGCAATGTCATCCGCAGGCGAACCCGGGCTTCGCCTCCTACCAGCCACACGCCAATCCGCTGGACAAACAGAAGTATCCCGCGCTCCACGTTGTGTTTGTGTTCATGACGAGCCTGCTGGTGTGCGTGTTTGTGTTCTTTGGGCTGCACACGCTCGCCTGGCTGGTGCGCGCGGCCTACCTCTACTGGCATGACTCGAAAAAGTTCCGCGAGGCCAAGTTCAAGGTGGAACAGGACGACGAATGGTTCACGCGCTTCGTGCCGTTTGAACGCTTCCTGCACTTTTTGGTGGTGACGAGCTTCTTGCTGCTGGTCATCACCGGCATGCCGCTCAAGTTCTATTACACGGACTGGGCGAAGACGATTTTCAGCGTGATTGGCGAGGCCGAGGCGGCGCGCACGCTGCACCGGTTTGGGGCGCTGGTCACCTTCCTTTACTTCGGCCTGCATGTGGGAAACCTCCTGCTCGGCTCGTGGCGCAATCGGGGCCATTTGCGCGACCCGCAAACGGGAAAGGTCAGCATCCGGCGCTTCTTCAAGGCGCTGTTCGGTCCTGATTCAATGGTGCCGACGTTGCAGGACTGGCGTGATTTTGTGGATCACAACAAGTGGTTCTTCGGCAAGGCCGGCAAACCGCAGTTCGACCGCTGGACATATTGGGAAAAGTTCGATTACTTCGCGGTATTCTGGGGCGTGGCCATCATTGGCGCGAGCGGGCTGATCATGTGGTTTCCGGAATTCTTCACCCGCTGGCTGCCCGGCTGGATCATCAACGTGGCGCTCATCATTCATTCCGACGAGGCGTTGCTGGCCGCCGGCTTCATCTTCACCATTCACTTCTTCAACACGCATTTCCGGCTGGAGAAGTTTCCGATGGACACCGTGATCTTCTCCGGGCGCATTTCGAAGACGGAAATGCTGCACGAACGCAAACGCTGGTATGACCGGCTCCTCGCGTCCGGCAGGCTGGACGAGCACCGCGTGCGGGACGAATGGGAACGCTGGAAGGGCATCGCCCGCTTCTTCGGCTACTTCTTCTTCGGGCTGGGCCTCGTGCTTCTGGTGCTGATTGTTTACGCGATGGTGTCACGCCTCGCGCACTGAGGCCGGCCTGCGTGCTCCGGGTTGTGTAGTCGGCCGGAACCCTGATCAACGGGTTGTTGCGCCCCGCTAGCGCAGGCTTGCCAGAATCTTCTCCGCGACGGCGCGGGGTTGGGCCGCGGCGGTGATGGGACGGCCAATCACCAGCCAGCTGGCGCCCGCGTCCATCGCTTCCCGCGGCGTCAGAGTGCGCTTTTGGTCATCGGCCTTTTCCGCGCCGGTGCGGATGCCGGGGGTGACAAGCTGCACGTGGCCCGGCAGCAATTGTCGCAGCTGCACGATTTCCAGAGGTGAACAAACCAGCCCGCGCAATCCGGCCTTCACAGCGAGCTTGGCCAGCCGTTCAACCTGGCGTCCCGGGTTGGGTTCACAACCAATCTCGGCCAGCGTGTTGGCATCCATGCTGGTCAGCACCGTCACGCACAAAATCAACGGCGGATTCAAACCGGCCTGCGCCGCGGTCTTTTGAGCGGACTCTTCCGCGGCCTGCATCATCTCCGTGCCGCCGCTCGCGTGGACGGTCAGCATTTGCACGTCCAGTCGCACGGCGGAAGCAACGGCCTTGGCCACCGTGTTCGGGATGTCGTGGAACTTCAAATCCAGAAAAACATTGGCCCCGGTGCCGCGGATGCGTCGCACCACTTCGGGCCCCGCGGCGGTGAACAGTTCCTTGCCGATTTTGAAGGCGCCCACGACGGGAGCCAGTTCATCGGCGAGGGTGATGGCCTGATCGATCGTGGGAACATCCAGCGCGACAATGATTGGATTCTGCATGGGCCAATTAAAACGGACGCTGGCCGGGCCAACAAGGTTCTTCCGCCGGCCGCTGGTCGGCGCGTTCAAATGGAGCCGTCAAAAGCGGGCAGGCCATCGATGCTCTTTTGATTCTTGCGGGCGCGGTAGGCCGCCAGCTTTTCCGGGCCCTGATTGGCGGTCCATTGATCGAGCGTGTTGCGGTGGCCTTGAAACGCAAAGAACGGCACCGAGTAACCGCAGGAATCCGACACGCGCGTCACCGTGATGTGGATGATGGCGCGGGTGCCATCGTGCGGGGGAAAGAGCTTGGCCAGTTCGATGAACCGGGCGTGGTTCGGCGTGATGACCGTGCCCTCGCCGTGCAGGCGGACGATCTTGGGCGGGCCCTCGAAGGCGCAGAACATGATGAGGATCCGGCCGTTCTCGCGCAGGTGCGCCGCGGTTTCAGCGCCGCTGCCCGTGTAATCCTGATATGCCACTTCCAGCGGGCCAAGGATGCGGAACGCCTCGCCGCCCTTGGGCGACGCGTTGATGTGTCCGTCCGGCGAAAGCGGCGCCGAGGCGACAAAGAAGACGCGCTGCCGTTGAATCCATTCCGCCAGTTCCGGGCCGATGTTCTCGCGCTGATGGCTCATGACGGGCGAAGCTTTTCAAAGGTCCGCCGTCACAACGGCAAGGGTGAAGCCATCGTGGCCCTTGCTGCCGACGGTCTGGACGGTTGTGGCGCTGACGCGCCGTTCTGCGGCGAGCAATTCATGAAGCCGGCGCACGGCGTGCACGCGGGAATCATCACTCGTTGGGTCAATCACCGCCCCGTTTCGCACGACGTTGTCGGCGATGATCATGGTTCCGCGGCGGGAGAGTTTGAGCGCCCATTCGAAATACGCCGGATAGTTTTCCTTGTCCGCGTCGATGAAAATAAAATCGAAGGGTTCCACCCGCTCCGCGGCGAGTTGCGGCAAAGTGTCCAGCGCCGCGCCGACCCGCACCTCCACCTGATGGGCGACGCCCGCCCGGGTCAGATTCGCTCGCGCCACTGCGGCGTGTTTGGGTTCGAACTCCAACGTGATGAGCCGCCCGTCGTCGGGCAGGGCACGGGCCAGCCAGGTGGTGCTGTAACCGCCCAGTGTTCCGATTTCGAGGATGTTTCGGGCGCCGTGGGCGAGGGCCAGCAGGTGCAGCAGCTTGCCCTGGCCGGGCGTGACGTTGATGTCCGGCAAACCGGCGTCGCGGCTGGACCGCAGGATCGCGTCCAGGGACGGGTCTGGCGGGACCAGCAGGCGGTTGATGTAGTCGTCAACGGCGGTCCATTGCTCCTGACTCATGGCGGAGCGGATTGTGAAGGCTGCCTCGTTCGAATCAAGGGCGCAGATGCGGGCGCGTGCTGGCGCGAAGGGGAGCCCTTTTCGCAGTTGCGGTGAAACCCTGCCTAATAGATCAACGGCAGCAGGCATTTGGTTCTTTGCTGGTATCGGCGATATGGCTCGCCGAAGGTCTCCACCAGCGCGTTTTCTTCGAGGCGGAGGCGCCACAAAATAATCGTCAGAACAGGCAGCAGAATGATCCGCAGCGCGGCCAGATTCGCCATGGTCAACGTGACGCCGAACGCAGCGCAAAGCAAAAGCCCGTTCCGCATGCTGGCACGTCAGGGTAACGGAATGTCGTCGATATGAAACGGCACGCGAGTCACCGCGCCCGGCGCGGCCACGTAAACATAAAGGCTCAGCCGGGCGGGCAGGGTGGGGGGCACAAAGCTGTAGGCCAGCAGGTCATTGACCGAACTGCTGTTCCCGGCCGGGATGAACAAGCCATCCGCCCCGCAGAAGCCAAAACCGGCCAGCCGTTTTTTCGGATCGCTCACTTTCAGCACCACGTAATTCTGGGGCGATTGCTCCGGATTGCCGAGCACGCCGGGAAAAAGCGCGCTTTCGTCGCGCTGCTTTTGAGCAGTCCAAATCTCCCTTGCACCGGTTTCGTCGGCCCGTTTCGTCGCCGCTTCAAAACTTTCCTTCGAGTGATAAATGAGGTGAACCCCGAGCCTCGCCAGGGCAGGGCTGTTGATTTTCGCTCCTGGATGCGCGCGGAATTTATCCACCACGACCACCCCGCCGTTGGCGATCGTGGGTGCGTATAGCTCCAGTTCGCCGCGTAGTTCCTTGATGACATGGGCGCTGCGGCGGGTGGCGCGCAACCTCACGCTGCCAAAGCGCGTCTGGCTGGGCCGCTCCTGATGCCAGCCGCGCAGCGGAATGAAACCCACGTTCCCGCCCGTGCTCCAATACTCGGACGCAGCCGGGTTGGAGGAACGGAGGTCCGTGCCGGCGTCATCCACGACCACCAGTGGCCGCACGCCCAGCACCGAGCTGTAATTGGTAAGCATGTCACCCGCGAACTTCAGGCTCACGTAACACCGGCCGTCGGCACCGCGGATTTCGCGAACGCTGACGGCCTCGGCGGTGATGGCCGGCGGCGGCGCGGTTTCGGCCGCGTTTGCCAAGACCGCACTGGTCAGAATCAACGCGGCGGGAAGAACCCGGTGCCATTCTGCGACCAGCCTCATCCTGCGAGCCAAGGCTTTAGGGCGGACTTGGTGGTCATGCATCGCTGATGTTTCAAGGATGTGGCAACCACGGGCAATTACAACTTCCCGGTGAGAAGAGAATGCCCGCCGGTTGGGCGGCAGGTTTGGCGAGGATCGCCGCGGGCAAAAGGCCAAAAAGTTCCGGTTGGAAATACCGGTGTGAGTGTGCCACAAGTAACCCCCTTCCGGTCCTGACCGGCCGGCATGGTCAAAGCATCACCGCGACACGTTTTATGAGCCACAAAATCGCCATCATCACCGGAGGTTCCCGCGGCATCGGCAAGGCCATCGCCTTGCGCCTGGCCAAAGCGGGCGTTGATTCCATCGTCACCTACAAGGCATCGCAGGCCGGGGCCGGCGAAGTCGTGAAACAAATCGAGGCGCTTGGCGCCCGCGCCGTCGCCGTGCCGCTTGATGTCGCCGCACGCGATTCCTACATGAATTTTGCCGCCGTGGCGAAAACCGCGCTCGCAGGGCTCGGGGCGACGAAATTCGATTTCCTC contains:
- a CDS encoding O-methyltransferase, which codes for MSQEQWTAVDDYINRLLVPPDPSLDAILRSSRDAGLPDINVTPGQGKLLHLLALAHGARNILEIGTLGGYSTTWLARALPDDGRLITLEFEPKHAAVARANLTRAGVAHQVEVRVGAALDTLPQLAAERVEPFDFIFIDADKENYPAYFEWALKLSRRGTMIIADNVVRNGAVIDPTSDDSRVHAVRRLHELLAAERRVSATTVQTVGSKGHDGFTLAVVTADL
- a CDS encoding pyridoxamine 5'-phosphate oxidase family protein is translated as MSHQRENIGPELAEWIQRQRVFFVASAPLSPDGHINASPKGGEAFRILGPLEVAYQDYTGSGAETAAHLRENGRILIMFCAFEGPPKIVRLHGEGTVITPNHARFIELAKLFPPHDGTRAIIHITVTRVSDSCGYSVPFFAFQGHRNTLDQWTANQGPEKLAAYRARKNQKSIDGLPAFDGSI
- the pyrF gene encoding orotidine-5'-phosphate decarboxylase, with the protein product MQNPIIVALDVPTIDQAITLADELAPVVGAFKIGKELFTAAGPEVVRRIRGTGANVFLDLKFHDIPNTVAKAVASAVRLDVQMLTVHASGGTEMMQAAEESAQKTAAQAGLNPPLILCVTVLTSMDANTLAEIGCEPNPGRQVERLAKLAVKAGLRGLVCSPLEIVQLRQLLPGHVQLVTPGIRTGAEKADDQKRTLTPREAMDAGASWLVIGRPITAAAQPRAVAEKILASLR